Part of the Verrucomicrobiia bacterium genome, ATAAAGGTGTCATTTCCTTCGACGGGCGCCTGAGCGACGTGGTGGACCGTTTTGCGGATTTCAAGCTCATCACAATCCAATGCGAGAGCACGGCAAGCTACAGCGCCGGGCAGTTGACGAAGTATGGCGAAGTAGTTGACGAGCAACCAGGACGCCTCACGCTGAAGGTGAAGCGAGATCGTGTCATCCCCGCATGCAAAGCGCTGCTCGACGACTTGCCAGTGAGCGACATCGACATTGAGGAAGTGCCGATCGAGGACGTCATTCGCCGCATCTTCGCGCGCTGAACTGCCGCAACCGTCTTGGGCAACATTCCCCAGACGATTTTTTCCTTTGCCCGCCTACGTTGCCTTATGACTGATTCAACCCACAAATCGAAGGCATCGCTATGTTGAGATGGGCAGCAATTTTCTTTGTGATCGCACTGATTGCGGCGCTGATGGGGTTCACGGGAATCGCCGGGGCTGCCGCCGATATTGCCAAGTTCCTCTTCTTCCTGTTTGTTGGGATCTTCGTGATCCTGCTATTGCTGGGAATCTTTGCAGGAAAGAAGATCTTGTAGCATGCAGTGAACGTGACGCGGCACTATGCCGCGAGGTCGCAGGCGGCCTTGTTCAAACAAAAAAAACCGGCGGATCTATTGGATCCGCCGGGCACGTTTTCACAACGTCACGCCGCAATGCTCTCGATGTTGCCGGGCTTGGGCGGCTCGGCGAGATCGAGCAGCTGCAGGACTTCCTCACGCGTAAGGGTTTCCCGTTCCAGAAGCGCTTTTGCCAGCTTCTCGGTGTTGTCCCGCTGCGCTCTGATGATTTCCAGGGCATCCCGGTCAGCCGTTTCAAGCAAAC contains:
- a CDS encoding DUF1328 domain-containing protein; the protein is MLRWAAIFFVIALIAALMGFTGIAGAAADIAKFLFFLFVGIFVILLLLGIFAGKKIL